In the genome of Granulibacter bethesdensis CGDNIH1, one region contains:
- the purL gene encoding phosphoribosylformylglycinamidine synthase subunit PurL: MTRDVTLSLAQEFGLDAAEYQRVLDIMGRTPSFTELGIFSVMWSEHCSYKSSRHWLKQLPTKAPWVIHGPGENAGVVDIGDGLAAIFKMESHNHPSFIEPYQGAATGVGGILRDVFTMGARPVANLNALRFGSPDHPATKRIIDGVVRGIGGYGNCVGVPTVGGEVNFHPSYNGNPLVNAMTVGIAPKDRIFLSAAAGVGNPVIYVGSKTGRDGIHGATMASTEFGADSEEKRPTVQVGDPFTEKLLIEACLELMATDAIIAIQDMGAAGLTSSSVEMAGKGGVGIELDLDAVPQREEGMNAYEMMLSESQERMLMILRPDRQDVARAIFEKWELDFAVIGHLTDTGHIVVKHQGVVEADIPLDPLAEQAPLYQRPTVETPKRAPLGEVADPVGIASALLTLIGSPDIASRRWIWDQYDSTVGGQTVRRPGAADAAVVRLDGTERALALTTDCTPRYCFADPEVGGAQAVAETWRNLTAVGAHPLAITDNMNFGNPQKPEIMGQFAAAIRGMREACLTLDFPVVSGNVSLYNETEGTGILPTPAIGGLGVLDNAETATGLSLRPGLDLVLIGTGGTTLGQSLWLREIAGREDGPPPAVDLAAERRHGDLVRSLIHQGKVAACHDLSDGGLLVAIAEMAIAGHTGAVLSGEGDHVFWYGEDQARYIIATTYSAAVLDAAKAANVPASLIGRAEGTDLQVPGCTPISVATLRERHEAFLPALMAQR; this comes from the coding sequence ATGACCCGAGACGTCACCCTGTCCCTGGCCCAGGAATTCGGCCTCGACGCCGCCGAATACCAGCGCGTGCTGGACATCATGGGCCGCACCCCGAGCTTTACCGAGCTCGGCATTTTCAGCGTGATGTGGTCGGAGCACTGCTCCTACAAATCCTCCCGCCACTGGCTGAAGCAATTGCCGACCAAGGCCCCCTGGGTCATTCACGGCCCCGGCGAGAATGCCGGCGTGGTCGATATCGGCGACGGGCTGGCCGCCATCTTCAAGATGGAAAGCCATAATCATCCCAGCTTTATCGAGCCTTATCAGGGCGCGGCGACGGGTGTGGGCGGCATTCTGCGTGATGTGTTCACCATGGGCGCACGTCCGGTGGCCAACCTGAACGCGCTGCGCTTCGGCAGCCCGGATCATCCGGCCACGAAACGGATCATCGACGGCGTGGTGCGCGGCATTGGCGGCTATGGCAACTGTGTCGGCGTGCCGACCGTGGGGGGAGAGGTCAATTTCCACCCCTCCTATAACGGCAATCCGCTGGTCAATGCCATGACCGTGGGCATTGCGCCGAAGGATCGCATCTTCCTCTCCGCCGCGGCGGGTGTCGGCAATCCGGTGATCTATGTCGGCTCCAAGACCGGGCGCGACGGCATCCATGGCGCAACCATGGCCAGCACGGAGTTCGGCGCGGATTCCGAGGAAAAACGTCCCACCGTGCAGGTCGGCGATCCATTCACCGAAAAGCTGCTGATCGAAGCCTGTCTGGAGCTGATGGCCACCGACGCCATCATCGCCATTCAGGATATGGGCGCGGCTGGCCTGACCTCCTCCTCCGTCGAAATGGCGGGCAAGGGCGGGGTCGGCATCGAACTCGACCTCGATGCCGTGCCGCAGCGCGAGGAAGGCATGAACGCCTATGAAATGATGCTCTCCGAAAGTCAGGAACGCATGCTGATGATCCTGCGCCCCGACCGGCAGGATGTGGCCCGTGCCATTTTCGAAAAATGGGAGCTGGATTTCGCCGTCATCGGCCACCTGACCGATACCGGGCACATCGTCGTGAAGCATCAGGGCGTGGTGGAAGCCGATATTCCGCTCGATCCGCTGGCGGAACAGGCCCCCCTCTATCAGCGTCCGACCGTGGAAACACCGAAGCGTGCGCCGCTGGGCGAGGTCGCCGATCCGGTCGGGATCGCATCAGCCCTGCTGACGCTGATCGGCTCGCCTGACATCGCCTCCCGCCGCTGGATCTGGGATCAGTACGACAGCACCGTCGGCGGCCAGACCGTGCGCCGTCCGGGCGCTGCCGATGCCGCCGTGGTGCGGCTGGATGGCACGGAGCGCGCCCTGGCGCTGACCACCGATTGCACGCCGCGCTACTGCTTTGCCGATCCTGAAGTGGGGGGTGCGCAAGCCGTGGCGGAAACATGGCGCAACCTGACCGCGGTGGGTGCGCATCCGCTGGCCATTACCGACAACATGAATTTCGGCAACCCGCAAAAGCCCGAAATTATGGGCCAGTTCGCCGCCGCCATCCGTGGCATGCGCGAAGCCTGTCTGACGCTGGATTTCCCGGTCGTCAGCGGCAATGTCAGCCTCTACAACGAGACTGAAGGCACCGGTATTCTGCCGACCCCGGCCATTGGCGGCCTTGGGGTGCTGGATAATGCTGAAACCGCCACCGGCCTTTCCCTGCGTCCGGGCCTTGACCTGGTGCTGATCGGCACGGGCGGTACCACGCTCGGCCAGAGTCTGTGGCTGCGCGAAATCGCGGGCCGTGAGGACGGACCGCCCCCCGCCGTCGATCTGGCAGCGGAGCGTCGCCATGGCGATCTGGTCCGCAGCCTGATCCATCAGGGCAAGGTCGCTGCCTGCCACGATCTGTCGGATGGCGGTTTGCTGGTGGCCATCGCCGAAATGGCCATCGCCGGCCATACCGGTGCCGTGCTGAGCGGGGAAGGCGATCATGTCTTCTGGTATGGTGAGGATCAGGCCCGCTATATCATCGCCACCACCTATAGCGCGGCCGTGTTGGATGCGGCGAAAGCAGCCAATGTGCCAGCCAGCCTGATCGGACGTGCCGAAGGGACGGATTTGCAAGTGCCGGGTTGTACCCCCATATCCGTTGCTACCCTGCGCGAACGTCATGAGGCGTTCCTGCCTGCGCTGATGGCGCAGCGCTGA
- the hmpA gene encoding NO-inducible flavohemoprotein, with the protein MPSPLGDATTALIKATIPALAEYGIAITRAMYARLFQNREIAALFNQSNQSNGMQPEALAGAILAYARNIDTLEVLGPAVERIAEKHVGAHILPEHYHFVAEALLGAISDVLGDAATPEILDAWGEAYWFLANVLIEREKDLREAAARAEGGWTGWRPFIIADKIRESEFITSFILRPTDGGPVLRHRPGQYLTVTLSPAGAPPLKRNYTISCAPNGKYYRLSVKREASGGGASAFLHDQMKVGDTLLATPPAGDFVLPENQTRPVILVSAGVGLTPMVSMAESLAARHCPVPVHFIHCTQNSKTHAMGTALNALAEKHKDRMTVTTFYSRPLATDEQGVAYDQKGRMTAQWLMAWLSTHMPLMDADLYVCGPRQFLHDMLTGLDAAGVPAERVHHELFGPTISLQAA; encoded by the coding sequence ATGCCCTCCCCACTCGGTGATGCCACCACCGCCCTGATCAAGGCTACGATTCCTGCTCTCGCTGAATATGGCATTGCTATTACCCGGGCCATGTATGCGCGGCTGTTCCAGAACAGGGAGATTGCCGCCCTGTTCAATCAATCCAATCAATCCAATGGTATGCAGCCGGAGGCTCTCGCGGGCGCAATCCTTGCCTATGCCCGGAATATCGACACTCTTGAGGTGCTTGGCCCAGCCGTGGAGCGTATTGCCGAAAAACATGTCGGTGCGCATATCCTGCCCGAACACTATCACTTTGTTGCCGAAGCCCTGCTTGGAGCAATCAGCGATGTGCTCGGTGATGCCGCAACGCCGGAGATCCTGGACGCGTGGGGGGAGGCTTACTGGTTTCTTGCCAACGTCCTGATCGAGCGGGAAAAAGACCTGAGGGAGGCTGCCGCGAGGGCCGAGGGCGGATGGACCGGCTGGAGACCTTTCATCATTGCCGACAAGATCAGAGAAAGCGAATTCATTACTTCCTTTATCCTTCGCCCGACCGATGGCGGCCCGGTGCTGCGGCATCGGCCCGGTCAGTATCTGACGGTCACGCTGTCCCCTGCGGGGGCCCCTCCGCTGAAGCGCAACTACACCATTTCCTGTGCTCCCAATGGCAAATACTATCGCCTTTCCGTCAAACGTGAGGCGTCCGGCGGTGGAGCATCCGCTTTTCTGCACGATCAGATGAAGGTCGGCGATACCCTGCTTGCCACCCCGCCGGCAGGTGATTTCGTGTTGCCGGAAAACCAGACACGGCCCGTGATTCTGGTCTCGGCCGGGGTCGGGCTGACGCCCATGGTCAGCATGGCTGAAAGCCTTGCCGCACGTCACTGCCCGGTGCCGGTGCATTTCATTCATTGCACCCAGAACAGCAAGACCCACGCCATGGGGACCGCGTTGAATGCGCTGGCAGAGAAACATAAGGACCGCATGACGGTCACGACCTTCTATTCCCGCCCGCTTGCAACCGATGAGCAGGGCGTGGCCTATGATCAAAAAGGCAGGATGACTGCCCAGTGGCTGATGGCATGGCTTTCAACCCATATGCCTCTGATGGATGCCGATCTCTATGTGTGTGGCCCGCGTCAGTTCCTGCATGACATGCTGACCGGGCTGGATGCAGCCGGTGTGCCTGCGGAGAGAGTACATCATGAGTTGTTCGGCCCTACTATCAGCCTTCAGGCCGCATAA
- a CDS encoding ShlB/FhaC/HecB family hemolysin secretion/activation protein, translating to MAPCYQRLAVFLAMSFLSVYSTNTQAQIVQNGSSQLISNTLDQQQRGRAQDRERELQRIAPPDGDVELRVPSAAVPSGGNCIQVSRIEVKGADHLPPWQQQALAAPFTQKCLSLVELDKLINAFNKAYIDSGFVTSRAYLPQQDLSSGTVRIVAVEGQVNSFIFKGQKSSWHEKGAFQDLSGNILNLRDLEQGLEQMNRLPSWDARMHIEPGKKTGTSIVVIETPHNGWLHGAAWVDNYGQQWTGRNTGHLLLRADDPFGMLDIWSVEYDHSVFPLQHSRNSSYAAFDVSIPYGYWTAFLDWRYASYTYPLVAHSDTFKLAGDTLTWKAGLSRVLTRGQISKTTLEFSYELKQVKSSINDVQLFTASEDLAALSARLSYSQRMWGGQYFLTIGLQGGLPGLGTSLEIKNPTDTDPHAVYIRPSIDIDIYQPLPLRARLHSFIHADYANAHLYSQQALQIGGIYTVRGFVNVSLIGDHGSYVRNDITWNLPRTGLKNVDILSGKIEAYIGLDAGWAESNAALSQTNQSLVRGGVAGAAFGFRSLSGPVFWDVSAQHALAEGPLGHDGWVCAFQAGVKF from the coding sequence ATGGCGCCTTGTTACCAGAGGCTGGCCGTATTTCTGGCCATGAGCTTCTTGTCAGTGTACTCGACCAACACGCAGGCACAAATTGTTCAAAATGGATCTTCTCAGCTTATCAGCAATACGCTCGACCAGCAGCAGAGAGGGAGAGCGCAGGATCGTGAACGGGAGTTGCAGCGTATCGCGCCGCCGGATGGGGACGTAGAACTGCGTGTTCCATCGGCTGCCGTTCCATCGGGGGGAAATTGCATACAGGTCAGCCGGATTGAAGTAAAAGGGGCTGATCATCTTCCGCCATGGCAGCAGCAGGCGCTGGCTGCCCCTTTTACACAAAAATGTCTATCTTTGGTTGAGCTTGATAAGCTGATCAATGCGTTTAACAAAGCTTACATTGATTCCGGATTTGTAACGTCCAGAGCTTATTTACCACAACAGGATTTATCATCCGGTACTGTCAGGATCGTGGCTGTGGAAGGCCAAGTTAACAGCTTTATTTTTAAAGGACAAAAATCTTCGTGGCACGAAAAGGGAGCGTTTCAAGATCTTTCTGGAAACATCCTTAATTTGAGAGATCTGGAGCAGGGTCTGGAGCAGATGAACCGTCTGCCCAGCTGGGATGCCCGGATGCATATTGAGCCTGGTAAAAAAACCGGTACCAGCATTGTGGTGATAGAAACCCCTCATAATGGCTGGCTGCATGGTGCCGCGTGGGTCGATAATTATGGACAGCAGTGGACTGGGCGGAATACTGGTCATCTGTTGTTACGTGCTGATGATCCTTTCGGTATGCTTGATATCTGGTCTGTGGAGTATGATCATTCCGTATTTCCACTTCAGCATTCGCGTAACAGTAGTTACGCAGCGTTTGATGTTTCCATTCCCTATGGATACTGGACAGCTTTTCTTGATTGGCGTTACGCCAGCTATACCTATCCTTTGGTAGCGCATAGTGACACTTTCAAGCTGGCTGGTGATACACTTACCTGGAAGGCAGGCTTGAGCCGTGTATTGACACGGGGACAAATCAGCAAAACGACCCTGGAATTTTCCTATGAGCTTAAGCAGGTCAAGTCCAGTATAAATGATGTTCAGTTATTTACTGCCAGTGAAGACTTGGCTGCCCTCTCAGCCAGACTCAGTTACAGCCAGCGGATGTGGGGTGGGCAATATTTTCTGACAATAGGTTTGCAGGGAGGTCTTCCAGGTCTGGGGACATCTCTGGAAATTAAAAATCCAACTGATACCGATCCACATGCTGTCTATATCAGGCCAAGCATTGATATCGACATTTACCAGCCGCTTCCATTACGTGCCCGCCTGCACAGTTTTATACATGCAGATTATGCAAATGCGCATCTATATTCTCAACAAGCTTTACAGATTGGTGGCATTTATACAGTCAGAGGCTTCGTCAATGTCAGCCTGATCGGTGATCATGGTTCTTATGTACGTAACGACATTACATGGAACCTGCCGCGTACAGGTTTAAAAAACGTTGATATACTAAGCGGAAAAATAGAAGCCTATATAGGGCTTGATGCGGGTTGGGCAGAGTCAAATGCTGCATTGTCACAGACTAACCAGTCGCTTGTCCGTGGTGGAGTGGCTGGGGCGGCATTCGGCTTTCGAAGTCTGAGTGGTCCAGTATTTTGGGATGTTTCGGCACAGCATGCGCTTGCAGAAGGGCCTCTTGGTCATGATGGATGGGTCTGCGCGTTTCAGGCTGGAGTAAAATTCTGA
- the purQ gene encoding phosphoribosylformylglycinamidine synthase subunit PurQ produces MKAGIVIFPGTNRDRDMAIALERVTGHAPARLWHRDTSLPAGLDLVVLPGGFSHGDYLRSGAMAALSPIMAEIRAFAERGGHVLGVCNGFQILTEAHMLPGALLRNASLRFLSMDCHLRVERAATPFTSRWQKGDIFRSPMAHGDGNFFADDDTLDRLEGEGRVAFRYVDATGEATPDANLNGSARSIAGIYSENLRVLGLMPHPENLVDPLMGGVDGKPLFDSIAASLAA; encoded by the coding sequence ATGAAAGCCGGCATCGTCATTTTCCCCGGCACGAATCGCGACCGCGATATGGCGATCGCGCTGGAACGTGTCACCGGCCATGCGCCGGCGCGGCTGTGGCACCGCGATACCTCCCTGCCCGCCGGGCTCGATTTGGTCGTGCTGCCGGGCGGGTTCAGCCATGGTGACTATCTGCGTAGCGGGGCCATGGCCGCCCTCTCCCCCATCATGGCCGAAATCCGCGCCTTTGCCGAGCGTGGAGGCCATGTGCTGGGGGTCTGCAATGGTTTCCAGATCCTCACTGAAGCGCACATGCTGCCCGGCGCGCTGCTGCGTAACGCTTCCCTGCGCTTCCTGTCGATGGACTGCCATTTGCGGGTGGAGCGGGCCGCAACGCCCTTTACCTCACGCTGGCAGAAGGGAGACATCTTCCGCTCCCCCATGGCGCATGGCGACGGCAATTTCTTCGCCGATGACGATACGCTCGACCGGCTGGAAGGCGAAGGACGTGTCGCGTTCCGCTATGTCGATGCAACGGGGGAAGCAACCCCGGACGCCAATCTCAATGGCAGTGCCCGCTCCATCGCCGGTATCTACAGCGAGAATTTGCGCGTGCTCGGCCTGATGCCCCACCCGGAAAACCTGGTGGACCCGCTGATGGGCGGCGTGGACGGCAAACCACTGTTCGACAGTATCGCCGCATCGCTCGCGGCATGA
- a CDS encoding Rap1a/Tai family immunity protein translates to MSRFPAILFGGILACTAVTIGLSGFSTPAHADFLKRKVLLDSCLSAKNERDCTGYIAGIADAASDAKQVCIPAEAHLPQVKARVLDWLKAHKENPTEAAAPWVKQALTESFPCK, encoded by the coding sequence ATGAGCCGTTTTCCGGCTATTTTGTTCGGTGGCATTCTTGCCTGCACGGCCGTCACGATCGGCCTGTCGGGCTTTTCAACCCCGGCGCACGCCGATTTTCTGAAGCGGAAAGTCTTGCTGGACTCCTGCCTCAGCGCAAAAAACGAGCGCGACTGCACCGGCTATATCGCCGGAATCGCCGACGCCGCCAGCGATGCGAAACAAGTGTGCATCCCTGCCGAAGCCCATCTGCCGCAGGTCAAGGCCCGCGTGCTGGACTGGTTGAAAGCCCATAAGGAAAACCCCACCGAAGCCGCCGCCCCGTGGGTGAAACAGGCCCTGACGGAAAGCTTCCCCTGCAAGTGA
- a CDS encoding BolA family protein — protein sequence MAMSVGEIEALIKAALPDAQVTIEDLAGDGDHYAATVISETFRGKSRVQQHQIVYQALQGRMGGVLHALALQTSAPA from the coding sequence ATGGCCATGTCGGTTGGAGAAATCGAGGCCCTGATCAAGGCGGCGCTGCCGGATGCACAGGTCACGATCGAGGATCTGGCCGGGGATGGCGATCATTACGCCGCCACGGTCATCAGCGAGACATTCCGGGGTAAAAGCCGGGTGCAGCAGCATCAGATCGTCTATCAGGCCCTGCAAGGCCGAATGGGAGGCGTGCTGCATGCTCTGGCGCTTCAGACTAGCGCGCCCGCCTGA
- a CDS encoding DUF3597 domain-containing protein, producing the protein MSLFDSIVDKIVHYAGNLVSGAKAEPASAQPAPGEASTASPGAISGTDSSLQSVDIGATLSRLAEQNGQGLNWQSSIVDLLKLLGLDSSLQARQTLAGELNVHAGETGSAEQNIALHQAVVQKLAAHGGKWPG; encoded by the coding sequence ATGTCTCTTTTTGACTCGATCGTCGACAAGATTGTTCACTATGCTGGCAACCTTGTCTCGGGAGCCAAAGCCGAGCCCGCATCGGCCCAGCCTGCACCGGGTGAGGCTTCTACCGCCTCACCCGGTGCCATTTCCGGCACGGATTCTTCCCTGCAATCGGTCGATATCGGGGCTACGCTCTCCCGATTGGCAGAACAGAATGGCCAGGGCCTGAACTGGCAAAGCTCAATCGTCGATTTGCTGAAGCTTCTGGGGCTGGATTCCAGCCTGCAAGCCCGCCAGACGCTGGCCGGGGAACTCAACGTCCATGCCGGAGAAACCGGCAGTGCAGAACAGAATATCGCCCTCCATCAGGCGGTGGTGCAGAAGCTGGCTGCTCATGGCGGGAAATGGCCCGGCTGA
- a CDS encoding RrF2 family transcriptional regulator yields MKFTRYTDYAIRVMIYLSVNQDRVVQIAEIARVYDISHNHLMKVVQGLVSAGLVSSVRGRSGGLLLGRPADQITVGELVRRTEDGFHLVECADCAARPGCQAPSILAEATKAFLAVLDRYTLSDVVRDKSIAHAAFNLRVM; encoded by the coding sequence ATGAAATTTACAAGATATACGGATTATGCTATTCGCGTAATGATTTATCTGAGCGTCAATCAGGATCGTGTTGTACAGATCGCAGAAATTGCACGCGTTTATGATATTTCCCACAACCATCTGATGAAGGTAGTACAGGGTCTGGTCTCGGCCGGGTTAGTATCTTCGGTGCGGGGGCGTAGCGGAGGCTTACTCCTTGGTCGACCGGCAGATCAGATCACGGTGGGTGAGCTGGTGCGCCGTACTGAGGATGGCTTTCATCTTGTGGAGTGTGCCGATTGTGCCGCGCGTCCGGGCTGTCAGGCCCCTTCTATACTGGCCGAGGCAACAAAAGCGTTTCTGGCGGTCCTTGACCGCTACACTCTCTCTGATGTGGTGAGAGATAAAAGCATAGCCCATGCAGCCTTTAATCTGCGGGTCATGTAG
- a CDS encoding invasion associated locus B family protein translates to MIQKIRFIAILALWGMLLPLSLLAQSNQIKSPSDSVAPASPAAPSPSSALPHVVAQIFGDWIYRCQAPADTANKNQHPVCEIAQQMLLKQGEKLVPIMTLALMAEAPGKPYTATVVAPLGVQLKSALTLSVDGGHTTALDYQFCDSRGCFARSMMSPSFLSQLKHGKQGHIHIVMSNGRGVTLNFVMNGVAEALAAFESGKAPVPVSADSSANTAAASSAQVTKP, encoded by the coding sequence ATGATACAGAAAATTAGATTCATTGCGATATTGGCTTTATGGGGAATGCTTTTGCCATTATCCCTTCTGGCCCAATCTAATCAGATAAAATCTCCCTCTGATTCTGTGGCTCCTGCATCGCCTGCTGCGCCATCGCCTTCTTCTGCCCTACCCCATGTGGTGGCCCAGATTTTTGGTGACTGGATCTATCGTTGTCAGGCCCCGGCGGATACAGCAAACAAAAATCAGCATCCTGTTTGCGAGATTGCTCAGCAGATGTTGCTCAAGCAGGGAGAAAAGCTGGTTCCCATCATGACACTTGCCTTAATGGCAGAAGCGCCAGGAAAGCCTTATACTGCGACCGTGGTTGCACCATTGGGTGTGCAGTTAAAATCTGCCCTGACTTTGTCAGTTGATGGAGGACATACAACTGCCCTTGATTATCAGTTCTGTGATAGCCGGGGTTGTTTTGCACGATCTATGATGTCTCCATCGTTTTTGTCGCAGTTGAAGCATGGCAAGCAGGGGCATATCCACATTGTCATGAGCAATGGACGTGGTGTGACGCTGAATTTTGTCATGAACGGGGTGGCGGAAGCATTGGCAGCCTTTGAGAGTGGGAAGGCGCCGGTGCCTGTTTCTGCTGATTCATCTGCCAATACTGCCGCAGCATCTTCTGCGCAGGTTACCAAACCATAA
- the purS gene encoding phosphoribosylformylglycinamidine synthase subunit PurS: MSDTAMSHPTKAVVTVTLKNGVLDPQGKAVGHALQTLGFSGVGEVRIGRVIELELAETDPERARQTAEDMARKLLANTVIESFRVEIKS, from the coding sequence ATGAGCGATACAGCAATGAGCCATCCCACCAAGGCCGTGGTCACCGTCACCCTGAAGAACGGCGTGCTGGACCCACAGGGCAAGGCCGTCGGCCATGCTCTTCAGACGCTGGGTTTCTCCGGCGTCGGCGAAGTCCGCATCGGGCGCGTGATCGAACTTGAACTGGCCGAGACCGATCCCGAACGCGCCCGTCAGACCGCGGAGGATATGGCCCGCAAGCTGCTGGCCAACACCGTGATCGAAAGCTTTCGCGTGGAGATCAAGTCATGA
- the grxD gene encoding Grx4 family monothiol glutaredoxin, whose protein sequence is MSDTASRIQADINENPVMLYMKGTAMFPQCGFSARVTQILNHLEVPYKTANVLEDQALREGIKAFSNWPTIPQLYIKGEFIGGCDIVMEMFQSGELQALLSEKGIPHKAAA, encoded by the coding sequence ATGAGCGATACAGCCAGCCGCATTCAGGCGGATATCAATGAGAACCCGGTCATGCTCTACATGAAGGGCACGGCGATGTTTCCGCAATGCGGCTTCTCCGCCCGGGTGACGCAGATTCTGAACCATCTTGAAGTGCCCTATAAAACCGCCAATGTGCTGGAAGATCAGGCGCTGCGCGAAGGCATCAAGGCCTTCTCCAACTGGCCGACCATTCCGCAGCTCTACATCAAGGGAGAGTTCATCGGTGGCTGCGACATCGTAATGGAAATGTTCCAAAGCGGCGAATTGCAGGCCCTGCTCAGTGAAAAGGGCATTCCCCATAAGGCTGCCGCCTGA
- the purC gene encoding phosphoribosylaminoimidazolesuccinocarboxamide synthase, translated as MARRRQLYEGKAKILFEGPEPGTLVQYFKDDATAGNGAKKGIITGKGVLNNRISEYLMQRLGEIGIPTHFVRRLNMREQLIREVEIIPLEVVVRNVAAGSISSRLGIPEGTRLPRSILEYYYKNDALNDPMVAEEHITAFGWASTTDMDDIVSLTLRVNDFLSGLFLGVGILLVDFKLEFGRLWENEEMRIVLADEISPDNCRLWDAKTNEKMDKDRFRRDLGGVEEAYQEVAKRLGILPEAGSRDMKGPETMQ; from the coding sequence ATGGCACGCCGACGCCAGCTCTATGAGGGCAAGGCCAAAATCCTGTTCGAGGGGCCCGAACCGGGCACGCTCGTGCAATATTTCAAGGACGATGCCACCGCCGGGAATGGAGCCAAAAAAGGCATCATTACCGGGAAAGGCGTGCTGAATAACCGGATCAGCGAATATCTGATGCAGCGTCTGGGTGAGATCGGCATCCCGACCCATTTCGTCCGCCGCCTCAACATGCGGGAGCAGTTGATCCGCGAGGTCGAGATCATCCCGCTGGAAGTCGTCGTGCGCAATGTCGCCGCCGGCAGCATCTCCAGCCGCCTCGGGATCCCGGAAGGCACTCGCCTGCCGCGCTCTATCCTGGAATATTATTACAAAAACGATGCGCTGAACGACCCCATGGTCGCCGAAGAGCATATCACCGCGTTCGGCTGGGCCAGTACCACCGATATGGATGATATCGTCTCCCTGACCCTGCGCGTGAACGATTTTCTCTCCGGCCTGTTTCTGGGCGTCGGGATTCTGCTGGTCGATTTCAAGCTGGAATTCGGCCGCCTGTGGGAAAATGAGGAAATGCGCATCGTGCTGGCCGATGAGATCAGCCCCGATAATTGCCGCCTCTGGGATGCCAAGACCAACGAGAAAATGGACAAGGACCGTTTCCGCCGCGATCTGGGCGGGGTCGAGGAAGCCTATCAGGAAGTGGCCAAGCGCCTGGGTATCCTGCCGGAAGCCGGCAGCCGGGACATGAAGGGTCCGGAGACCATGCAGTAA